One genomic region from Anticarsia gemmatalis isolate Benzon Research Colony breed Stoneville strain chromosome 7, ilAntGemm2 primary, whole genome shotgun sequence encodes:
- the LOC142974169 gene encoding uncharacterized protein LOC142974169, with protein sequence MWRVWRVWRRRHPSMAPTNICILFIFMVSSCHAYSVPDERGFGRKVWDWFVGNPPPFPFYTGLAWDWERDTGYNLTDYMHKEHKDRLRLSMDALLKDSKLRLRQLMVVLVDHEPIIAFNYGLVIGKVREKYRNMLDVYREAEDFREERKMYLPPGIRDERVEHFFLHFELIFRYERQIDSMINVLEKVPETELTTNETDVDSYIYEHKWSQNRRRIRRGELDVMSLRAEQELKSKLRERYLMKRLGRPTNMTTPKKRFFKQWPVSSTWDDIFASLHYT encoded by the exons ATGTGGCGAGTGTGGCGAGTGTGGCGACGACGCCATCCCAGCATGGCaccaacaaatatttgtattttgttcatatttatgG TGAGTTCCTGTCACGCATATA GCGTGCCAGATGAAAGAGGTTTTGGCAGGAAAGTGTGGGACTGGTTTGTGGGGAATCCGCCGCCGTTCCCGTTCTATACAGGGCTCGCGTGGGACTGGGAGAGAGACACGGGTTACAACCTCACGGACTACATGCACAAAGAGCACAAGGATCGCTTGAGGCTCTCCATGGACGCGCTGCTCAAGGACAGCAAGCTACGGCTGCGCCAGCTGATGGTAGTGCTGGTGGACCACGAGCCCATCATCGCCTTCAACTACGGCCTCGTCATAG GCAAGGTGCGGGAGAAGTACAGGAACATGCTGGACGTGTACCGCGAGGCAGAAGACTTCCGCGAGGAGAGGAAGATGTACCTCCCGCCCGGCATCCGCGACGAGCGCGTGGAGCACTTCTTCCTGCACTTCGAACTGATCTTCCGCTACGAGCGGCAGATCGACAGCATGATCAACGTGCTGGAGAAGGTGCCCGAGACCGAGCTCACCACCAACGAGACCGACGTGGACTCCTACATCTACGAGCACAAGTGGTCGCAGAACCGGCGCCGCATCCGCCGAG GTGAGCTGGACGTGATGTCGCTGCGCGCCGAGCAGGAGCTGAAGAGCAAGCTGCGCGAGCGATACCTGATGAAGAGGCTCGGCCGCCCGACCAACATGACCACTCCCAAGAAAAGATTCTTTAAACAATGGCCAGTTTCAAGCACTTGGGATGACATATTTGCATCACTGCATTATACCTAA
- the LOC142974170 gene encoding uncharacterized protein LOC142974170, which produces MSGAASAPRRSLTLTKRFILPVLLMKSMIPSCVSTTAGGAGGEGGGVAGSGGGPFRRSYEHLYVHIREGAEDIKRLIADLYVEVIRSRHRYEYIRQNSGNTAPYEVGYMVHLIFDQYRKMVDRYTTSVDVGGLYYVTELVIYLDEIENLYWVIEHTSKMAHEIERKFEVKTPLKQEYHELTRKEEYELYLKAIQAELEYEKQRRRKQREERRKKSKRRPPRPPQAGTPSRPPVARHLDDAAHWPRASHYGWQLD; this is translated from the exons ATGAGCGGCGCGGCGAGTGCTCCGCGTCGCTCGCTCACTCTGACCAAACGTTTCATATTGCCTGTTTTACTAATGAAAT CAATGATACCGAGTTGCGTGAGTACgacggcgggcggcgcgggcggggaGGGCGGAGGGGTCGCCGGGAGCGGCGGCGGCCCGTTCAGGAGGAGCTACGAGCACTTGTACGTGCACATCAGAGAGGGCGCCGAGGACATCAAGAGACTGATAGCCGACCTGTACGTGGAAGTGATACGCTCTCGCCACAGATACGAGTACATCAGGCAGAACAGCGGCAACACGGCGCCCTACGAG GTGGGCTACATGGTGCACTTGATCTTCGACCAGTACCGCAAGATGGTGGACCGCTACACGACCAGCGTGGACGTGGGCGGCCTCTACTACGTCACCGAGCTCGTCATCTACCTGGACGAGATCGAGAACCTCTACTGGGTCATAGAACACACGA GTAAAATGGCGCACGAAATTGAGAGAAAATTCGAAGTGAAAACGCCGCTGAAACAGGAATATCACGAGTTAACCCGGAAGGAAGAATACGAGTTATACCTGAAGGCGATACAAGCAGAACTGGAGTACGAGAAGCAACGGCGCAGGAAACAACGCGAAGAGCGAAGAAAGAAATCTAAGCGcaggccgccgcgcccgccgcagGCGGGCACGCCTTCCCGGCCGCCCGTGGCGCGCCACCTCGACGACGCCGCGCACTGGCCGCGCGCCTCGCACTACGGCTGGCAGCTCGACTAG